From a single Waddliaceae bacterium genomic region:
- the lpxB gene encoding lipid-A-disaccharide synthase: MSTNNDTSRSIFLFAGEPSGDILGSELLKKLLKDNEHLIIEGVGGPKMRTNGMESIVPMEKFLVMGFSAIIKAFPRLRKLFYYLVDTIIAKHYDAVVLIDYPGFNLRLAKALKKKGYEGKIVHYVAPSVWAWKKGRIQHMEKTLDLLITTFPFEAKHFADTSLTVRYAGHPLLEKIAKHRYYENWKDHCSIPDGDDIVAIFPGSRNSEITNNLDIILGAAEIFHKKHPSAVFAVSAANDAIATRIKEHISRYSLFSGRKLFIVPHTYTYELMKESRYAMATSGTVTLELAAHETPTVVIYNVTFFNWFLAKHIFKIKLPHYCIVNIICDKEVFPEVIGKDLSATDIAEKLLVFADDEGHKKRCIKGCNDMKDLMRYDDASAQAANEIEAVLYP; the protein is encoded by the coding sequence ATGTCAACGAATAACGACACGTCTCGTAGTATCTTCTTATTCGCCGGGGAGCCTAGCGGTGACATCCTCGGAAGCGAGCTTCTTAAGAAACTTCTCAAAGACAACGAGCACCTTATCATCGAAGGTGTCGGAGGCCCTAAGATGCGCACCAACGGCATGGAAAGCATCGTTCCTATGGAGAAATTCCTCGTCATGGGTTTTTCTGCGATAATAAAAGCCTTTCCTCGTCTTCGTAAGCTCTTCTATTATCTCGTCGATACCATCATCGCCAAACACTATGACGCCGTCGTTCTCATCGACTATCCAGGTTTCAACCTCCGCCTTGCCAAAGCTCTTAAGAAGAAAGGCTACGAAGGCAAGATCGTCCATTACGTTGCTCCTTCTGTATGGGCATGGAAGAAGGGACGCATACAGCATATGGAAAAAACCTTAGACCTTCTTATTACAACGTTTCCCTTCGAGGCGAAGCACTTCGCCGACACCTCTTTAACGGTACGGTATGCCGGGCACCCTCTCCTTGAGAAGATAGCAAAACATCGTTACTATGAAAACTGGAAAGATCACTGTTCAATCCCTGACGGCGATGATATCGTCGCTATTTTTCCGGGAAGCAGAAACAGTGAGATCACCAACAACCTCGATATCATTCTCGGCGCTGCTGAGATTTTCCACAAAAAGCACCCTTCCGCTGTCTTCGCTGTCTCTGCTGCCAATGACGCCATCGCAACACGCATCAAAGAACACATCTCACGCTATTCTTTATTCTCAGGAAGAAAACTTTTCATTGTTCCTCATACATACACTTACGAACTTATGAAGGAAAGTCGCTATGCTATGGCGACATCAGGGACAGTAACCTTGGAACTCGCCGCCCATGAAACACCAACCGTTGTCATCTATAACGTCACATTTTTCAACTGGTTTTTGGCGAAACATATCTTCAAGATAAAGCTCCCGCATTATTGTATCGTCAACATAATATGCGATAAAGAGGTCTTCCCTGAGGTTATCGGCAAGGACCTCTCCGCCACTGATATTGCCGAGAAGCTTCTTGTTTTTGCCGATGACGAAGGACATAAAAAACGTTGCATCAAAGGTTGTAATGACATGAAAGATCTTATGCGCTACGACGATGCCAGCGCACAGGCAGCCAACGAA
- a CDS encoding tyrosine transporter: MKNFIKKYCCLQKGSVISGSLLIAGTSIGAGMLALPLVTSYGGFFPALAIFAVCWASMVATGLLILEIAMGMKKGSNIISMAGDTLGTTGKVISWTLYLFLFYSLNIAYISGGGSFILDVFAGGAISVFGPLLFVTVFGMIVYFGARVVGRINIMVMTTLVVTYFAFVALGWRYVDTANLTNINWSASLVAMPVVLTSFGFQGVVPTLISYMDHDVKKIRRAIIIGATIPFVIYAIWEWLVLGIVPLEGPEGMRSMMEAGGNVLQPLKNVIGDTNINVIHIIFAFCALLSSFFGVSLGVIDFLADGLTIKKSFKGKILLSALAFVPPLIITMTYPHIFLVALRLGGGLGSALLLGLLPVMITWVRRYRMNDTTSYTFPGGRAALIAIAVVAVMAVAIQIAYFV; this comes from the coding sequence ATGAAAAATTTTATTAAAAAATATTGTTGTCTACAAAAAGGTAGTGTAATAAGCGGGTCGCTGCTGATAGCAGGGACGTCGATAGGTGCAGGGATGCTGGCACTTCCTCTCGTCACAAGCTACGGAGGATTCTTTCCAGCGCTGGCAATCTTCGCTGTATGCTGGGCGTCGATGGTGGCAACAGGGCTTCTCATCCTCGAAATCGCTATGGGAATGAAAAAAGGCAGCAACATAATTTCTATGGCAGGGGATACCCTCGGAACCACAGGCAAGGTGATAAGCTGGACGCTTTATCTCTTTCTTTTTTATTCCCTCAATATAGCATACATCTCCGGAGGAGGGAGTTTTATCCTCGATGTCTTCGCTGGAGGAGCGATAAGTGTTTTTGGACCGCTGCTTTTCGTTACAGTCTTTGGTATGATAGTATATTTCGGTGCGCGAGTAGTAGGACGCATAAACATCATGGTGATGACGACACTCGTCGTGACATACTTCGCCTTCGTTGCCTTGGGATGGCGATATGTTGACACCGCAAACCTTACGAATATCAACTGGTCGGCATCGCTAGTAGCTATGCCTGTCGTCTTGACGTCTTTCGGATTTCAAGGAGTCGTTCCTACACTTATATCATATATGGACCACGACGTAAAAAAAATACGCCGCGCTATAATAATAGGGGCGACGATACCTTTCGTGATATATGCTATATGGGAATGGCTTGTCCTTGGAATAGTGCCTCTCGAAGGACCGGAAGGAATGAGGTCTATGATGGAGGCAGGAGGTAACGTCTTACAGCCCCTGAAAAATGTTATTGGTGACACCAACATCAATGTTATACATATAATTTTCGCTTTCTGTGCATTGCTTAGCTCTTTCTTCGGCGTGAGCCTTGGCGTTATAGACTTCCTCGCCGATGGTCTTACAATAAAGAAGAGCTTTAAAGGAAAAATTCTTTTGAGCGCGCTGGCTTTCGTTCCTCCATTAATAATAACGATGACATACCCACATATCTTCTTGGTGGCACTGCGCCTCGGCGGAGGGCTAGGGTCAGCATTGCTTTTAGGGCTTCTTCCCGTAATGATAACATGGGTGCGAAGATATCGTATGAACGATACAACATCATATACATTTCCAGGAGGGCGGGCTGCCCTTATAGCGATAGCAGTGGTTGCTGTCATGGCAGTGGCGATACAGATAGCGTATTTTGTGTGA
- the pcnB gene encoding polynucleotide adenylyltransferase PcnB: MKPTFYKSGEHHIDSSRIDSDALYVLNVLHNAGHTAYLVGGGVRDLLSGIKPKDFDISTSATPQEIKDIFRRKCLLIGRRFRLAHIRFGASKFIEVATFRSGSHLGTDKLIVRDNEWGTEEEDVLRRDFTINGLFYDPHDDTLIDYVGGCEDITKKVLRSIGDPVIRFKQDPVRMIRLLKFQSRFGYAIDAEASEALECCRDEITKSSQARLLEEFYKMLESGSSASFFRLMFDAGFLDILLPAIAKNIRSDASGSLFSYLEAADALVTQSQGPCPDRAILASCIFFPLVNTAISSSSDVSTLSFGDIMEITRDVIGNVSATSFFNFPRRLLHMASFIIHTQYRFTPISDVHFRYSRLLRHEEFHLALVFLKLRTLIDGDIIKAYSLWQRRWDNTDKSHIPVKKTSTQRPRRRRRPR, encoded by the coding sequence GTGAAGCCGACATTTTACAAGAGCGGTGAACATCATATTGACAGTAGTCGCATTGATTCAGACGCTCTTTATGTTCTTAATGTTCTTCATAACGCTGGGCATACCGCCTACCTTGTTGGCGGTGGTGTTCGCGATCTTCTTTCTGGTATAAAGCCAAAAGATTTTGATATCTCAACGTCTGCTACTCCTCAAGAGATAAAAGATATCTTCAGAAGAAAATGCCTTCTTATTGGCAGGCGCTTTCGTCTTGCCCATATACGTTTTGGTGCTTCTAAGTTCATCGAAGTTGCAACCTTCCGTTCTGGTTCGCATCTTGGCACCGACAAGCTCATCGTCCGCGATAACGAGTGGGGCACTGAAGAAGAGGACGTTTTACGTCGCGATTTTACTATAAACGGTCTTTTCTATGACCCTCATGATGATACTCTAATCGACTATGTCGGTGGTTGTGAAGACATCACCAAGAAGGTCTTGCGTTCTATCGGAGACCCTGTGATACGTTTCAAGCAAGACCCTGTCCGTATGATACGTCTTCTCAAGTTCCAGTCGCGCTTTGGTTATGCTATCGACGCCGAAGCTTCTGAAGCGTTAGAATGTTGTCGTGACGAGATAACGAAGAGCTCTCAGGCGCGGCTTTTAGAAGAATTTTATAAAATGCTAGAGTCTGGGTCTTCTGCGTCATTTTTCCGTCTTATGTTCGACGCTGGCTTTCTTGACATCCTTCTTCCTGCCATAGCAAAGAACATTCGTAGCGACGCGTCTGGGTCGTTATTCTCTTACCTCGAAGCTGCCGACGCCCTCGTAACGCAATCGCAAGGCCCTTGTCCCGATCGTGCTATTTTGGCATCGTGTATTTTCTTTCCTCTCGTCAATACCGCGATATCATCATCTTCAGATGTCAGCACCCTTTCTTTTGGAGACATCATGGAGATAACTAGAGATGTCATCGGAAACGTTTCTGCGACATCGTTTTTCAATTTCCCACGTCGTTTGCTTCATATGGCGTCTTTCATCATACACACGCAATATCGTTTTACCCCTATTTCCGATGTGCATTTCCGATATTCTCGTCTTCTTCGCCATGAAGAGTTCCACCTTGCCCTTGTATTCTTAAAACTCAGGACTCTCATCGACGGTGACATCATAAAAGCCTATTCTTTATGGCAGCGCCGCTGGGACAATACCGATAAAAGCCATATTCCTGTTAAAAAGACGTCTACACAGCGTCCTCGACGACGCAGGAGGCCACGATGA
- a CDS encoding Bax inhibitor-1/YccA family protein, with product MALHDRDYWSGERTQVSEATVSSFATRVYGWMTMGLLITAAVALWIYNSGTYAALMPFWWVATFGTFGIAMAMGFMVQRLPFPALAVLFTAYSALQGMLFGIILPIYAAAYGGQMIWLAFGTAGTIFGIAMCYGIVTKTDLTGIGKILRIALMGLIAVTFLYIVMSFFVTLTMFDLIICYLGLIIFIGLTAYDAQQIRRMSSQTVGHSELAGKLSLIMALKMYINVIMIFWYILRIFSAGRR from the coding sequence ATGGCATTGCACGACAGAGATTATTGGAGTGGCGAAAGAACTCAGGTTTCAGAAGCGACGGTTAGCAGTTTCGCGACACGAGTGTATGGTTGGATGACGATGGGCCTGCTGATAACGGCAGCTGTTGCATTATGGATATATAATTCCGGAACATATGCTGCTCTCATGCCATTCTGGTGGGTAGCGACATTCGGAACCTTCGGCATCGCTATGGCGATGGGGTTTATGGTACAGCGCCTTCCATTTCCTGCTCTCGCCGTACTATTCACCGCTTACAGCGCCCTGCAAGGGATGCTTTTTGGGATAATATTGCCGATATACGCAGCAGCATACGGTGGGCAGATGATATGGCTCGCCTTCGGAACGGCAGGGACAATCTTTGGTATAGCGATGTGCTACGGAATTGTAACTAAGACAGACCTGACAGGCATAGGGAAGATCCTACGTATTGCACTAATGGGACTTATAGCGGTAACTTTCTTGTATATCGTTATGTCTTTCTTCGTAACATTAACCATGTTTGACCTCATAATATGTTACCTCGGCCTTATAATCTTCATAGGCCTCACAGCATACGATGCACAACAGATACGTAGAATGAGTAGCCAGACGGTAGGACATTCTGAGCTTGCTGGAAAGCTCTCGCTAATCATGGCTTTAAAGATGTATATCAACGTCATCATGATCTTCTGGTATATACTACGAATCTTCTCCGCAGGACGACGATAA
- the glmS gene encoding glutamine--fructose-6-phosphate transaminase (isomerizing): MCGIFGYIGHKDAAKVAIAGLKRLEYRGYDSSGIAGIQDGEIVYCKKAGKIAVMEKAVKKKGYNLNVAIAHTRWATHGKATEKNAHPHLDSNKTLAVVHNGIIENHDTLRTMLEEKGVTFVSETDTEVIAHLISDIYDGDILAAVQKALPLMEGSFAIALVHKNHPEEIVVAARENPLAIGIGDGETFISSDTNSFVAHTKKVVFIKDDEVAVVKAKGIKIYDHAKEPVKKKTETLTMTQGEVSKDGYEHFMLKEIYEQPQTIRNALLSRFIEKDGTVVLEDMTFSEEELLEVERIVILACGTSWHAGIIGGYIIEDKARIPVQVEISSEFRYKNPILYDNTLVIAISQSGETADTIAAMKECRAKGAKILGICNVHGSTIAREADSCLFLRAGTEIGVASTKAFTSQLVVLALFALSMARMRKAISKKEGKEFIHELMKLPVIVENVLANAKDIKKIAKKYAKYDNFFFIGRRYMFPSSLEGALKLKEISYINANAYPAGEMKHGPIALINKKSPIVAFFANKHTYEKMLSNVMEVKARNGRVIAIASKGMGKAAKIADDIIWVPKICDELAPIPSSVAAQLLAYYIAYERGTEIDQPRNLAKSVTVE, translated from the coding sequence ATGTGTGGGATTTTCGGATATATAGGCCATAAAGATGCGGCAAAGGTGGCGATAGCAGGGCTTAAGAGGCTGGAATATCGCGGATATGACTCTTCGGGGATAGCAGGGATACAAGATGGCGAGATAGTATATTGTAAAAAAGCAGGGAAGATCGCCGTAATGGAGAAGGCGGTGAAAAAGAAAGGGTATAACCTAAACGTCGCTATAGCACATACACGATGGGCAACACACGGAAAAGCAACAGAAAAAAATGCACACCCACACCTCGACAGCAATAAAACTCTAGCAGTCGTCCACAACGGCATAATAGAAAATCACGACACACTACGTACTATGCTCGAAGAAAAAGGGGTGACCTTTGTTTCAGAGACCGACACCGAAGTCATAGCACATCTTATCAGCGATATCTACGACGGCGATATCCTCGCCGCCGTACAGAAAGCACTGCCACTAATGGAGGGGTCTTTTGCAATAGCACTCGTCCATAAAAATCATCCCGAAGAGATCGTCGTAGCAGCACGAGAAAATCCATTGGCTATAGGTATTGGCGATGGCGAGACATTCATTTCCTCGGATACAAACTCCTTCGTAGCACATACAAAAAAAGTCGTCTTCATAAAAGACGATGAAGTCGCCGTAGTAAAAGCCAAGGGAATAAAAATCTATGACCATGCGAAAGAACCGGTGAAGAAGAAAACTGAAACCCTTACAATGACACAAGGCGAAGTGAGCAAAGACGGATATGAACACTTCATGCTAAAAGAAATATACGAACAGCCACAGACGATACGCAATGCCCTGCTATCACGTTTCATAGAAAAAGATGGCACCGTTGTCCTCGAAGATATGACCTTCTCCGAAGAAGAACTCCTCGAAGTGGAACGTATCGTTATACTAGCATGCGGGACATCGTGGCATGCAGGGATCATAGGAGGATATATCATCGAAGACAAAGCACGGATACCTGTGCAGGTAGAGATATCTTCGGAGTTCCGATATAAAAACCCGATCCTTTACGACAATACCCTCGTCATAGCAATAAGCCAGTCGGGAGAGACGGCAGATACCATCGCCGCCATGAAAGAATGCCGCGCTAAAGGTGCTAAAATTTTGGGGATCTGCAACGTCCATGGATCGACGATAGCACGCGAAGCCGACAGCTGCCTGTTCCTACGCGCCGGAACGGAGATAGGCGTCGCCTCGACGAAAGCATTCACAAGCCAGCTTGTCGTATTAGCACTCTTCGCTCTAAGTATGGCGCGGATGAGGAAGGCGATAAGTAAAAAAGAAGGAAAAGAATTTATCCACGAGCTTATGAAGCTTCCGGTAATAGTAGAAAACGTTCTTGCCAATGCTAAAGATATAAAAAAGATAGCAAAAAAATATGCAAAATACGACAACTTCTTCTTCATAGGAAGAAGGTATATGTTCCCATCAAGCCTAGAAGGAGCACTTAAACTCAAAGAAATATCGTATATCAACGCGAATGCATACCCAGCAGGAGAGATGAAACACGGCCCCATAGCATTGATCAACAAGAAGAGCCCTATAGTGGCGTTCTTCGCAAATAAACATACATACGAGAAAATGCTTAGCAATGTCATGGAAGTAAAAGCCCGTAATGGCCGCGTCATAGCAATAGCATCGAAAGGGATGGGCAAAGCAGCAAAAATCGCCGATGATATTATATGGGTGCCGAAAATTTGTGACGAGCTTGCACCAATACCATCATCAGTAGCAGCGCAGCTGTTAGCATATTATATCGCATACGAAAGAGGTACAGAAATAGATCAGCCACGAAACCTCGCAAAATCTGTTACAGTAGAATAA
- a CDS encoding phosphoglucosamine mutase, with product MVEKALFGTDGVRGKANEYPMTVEIALSLGRAAGKIFRRHDGIHRVVVGKDTRLSCYMFENALIAGLCSMGVNTLMVGPLPTPGVAFITRAYRADAGIMISASHNPYRDNGIKFFSHDGFKLPNSVEKEITDLVMTNDFSGDCPSTDKIGKNFKVDDADGRYIEYIKATLPRKMLFNGLKIVVDCANGASYKVAPTILRELDANVVVYGDKPNGLNINDGYGSLHPDIIQEGVIAGSCDVGIAFDGDADRVIMSDEKGNVVDGDAILAICASDMMKRGKLSNNTVVGTVMSNYGFIKCMEELGIKVVIAPVGDRYVIKEMKKHGANLGGEQSGHIIFMDYNTTGDGIASALQVLRIMVETGKKLSELASIYTPYPQVLINVAVTKKPPIEEMPDIGDAIASAEKELKDTGRVLVRYSGTEKICRVMVEGEDETMITRIAEELKGVITKLIGK from the coding sequence ATGGTAGAAAAAGCATTATTTGGCACCGACGGTGTCCGCGGAAAAGCTAACGAATATCCTATGACTGTGGAAATCGCTTTGTCATTGGGACGCGCCGCTGGGAAAATTTTCCGACGCCATGATGGCATTCACCGTGTTGTCGTTGGCAAAGACACGCGTTTGTCATGTTATATGTTTGAGAACGCTCTTATCGCAGGGCTTTGTTCTATGGGAGTTAATACTCTTATGGTAGGGCCTCTTCCTACTCCTGGCGTTGCTTTTATAACGCGAGCATATCGCGCCGATGCTGGTATCATGATCTCGGCATCACATAACCCATACCGTGACAACGGCATAAAATTCTTCTCCCACGATGGCTTTAAACTTCCAAACTCTGTCGAAAAGGAGATCACCGACCTCGTTATGACCAATGACTTTTCCGGCGACTGTCCTTCCACCGACAAGATAGGCAAGAACTTTAAAGTCGACGATGCCGACGGCAGGTATATAGAATATATCAAAGCGACACTGCCGAGGAAGATGCTTTTCAATGGCCTTAAAATCGTTGTCGATTGTGCCAATGGTGCTTCATACAAAGTAGCGCCGACGATATTACGAGAACTCGACGCCAATGTTGTCGTATACGGTGACAAACCCAATGGCCTTAACATCAACGATGGCTATGGATCCCTACATCCCGACATTATACAAGAAGGCGTAATTGCTGGAAGCTGCGACGTTGGTATTGCCTTCGATGGTGATGCCGACAGAGTTATTATGTCCGACGAAAAAGGCAACGTTGTCGATGGCGATGCTATCCTAGCAATATGTGCCAGCGATATGATGAAGAGGGGGAAGCTCTCTAATAATACCGTCGTCGGCACTGTTATGAGTAACTATGGCTTTATTAAGTGTATGGAAGAGCTCGGCATCAAAGTTGTCATCGCGCCAGTAGGAGACAGATATGTCATCAAGGAGATGAAGAAACATGGCGCTAACCTCGGCGGCGAGCAGAGCGGACATATCATCTTCATGGACTACAACACTACAGGCGATGGGATAGCATCGGCATTACAGGTGCTACGGATAATGGTAGAGACAGGAAAAAAACTCTCTGAGCTAGCATCGATATATACGCCATATCCACAGGTGCTAATAAATGTTGCAGTGACAAAAAAACCTCCGATAGAAGAGATGCCAGATATCGGCGATGCTATCGCCTCAGCAGAAAAAGAACTAAAAGATACAGGAAGGGTGTTGGTAAGATATTCCGGGACAGAGAAAATATGCCGCGTGATGGTCGAAGGCGAAGATGAAACAATGATAACGAGAATAGCTGAAGAATTAAAAGGTGTAATAACGAAATTGATAGGGAAATAG